One Pseudomonas sp. FP1742 genomic window carries:
- a CDS encoding aspartate-semialdehyde dehydrogenase yields MLPPMLPLSAVPITSQQDPIRQRPDIPPVVPVQESSNESTIDLQKRDPEEAGLQLREEQRRQQERERRRREADEDPEEHLAIPGNELNADNTVPVAPLMENQPRQGLWVDIEI; encoded by the coding sequence ATGCTGCCACCGATGCTCCCCTTGAGCGCCGTGCCGATCACTTCACAGCAGGATCCGATCCGCCAGCGCCCGGATATTCCGCCCGTGGTGCCAGTGCAGGAAAGCTCCAACGAAAGTACCATCGATCTGCAAAAGCGCGACCCGGAAGAGGCCGGACTGCAGCTGCGCGAGGAACAGCGCCGGCAGCAGGAACGGGAGCGGCGTCGTCGTGAGGCCGATGAAGATCCTGAAGAGCACCTGGCAATCCCGGGTAACGAACTCAATGCCGACAACACCGTGCCGGTGGCGCCGTTGATGGAGAATCAGCCACGTCAGGGATTGTGGGTCGATATCGAGATTTGA